Proteins from a single region of Ensifer adhaerens:
- the ubiB gene encoding 2-polyprenylphenol 6-hydroxylase: MSTPGAYVRLARIGWVLVREGVVSAVPTEHLPPFARFAQKAAGLLARRRVPGEERSDRLSRAVARLGPSYVKIGQFLATRPDVVGAEFAADLSLLQDSMATFPQSEAKAAIEGSLGRTVDDLYQEFSEPMAAASIAQVHPAIVLRDGKPEKVAVKVIRPGVRQRFASDIEAMYLVSHMQERFLPYTRRLKPVEVTKTLEQTTKIEMDLRLEAAALSELGENTKDDSGFRVPKVDWERTGRDVVTMEWIDGVKMSDIEGLKAAGHDLNQLAETLIQSFLRHTLRDGFFHADMHQGNLFVDDAGHIVAVDMGIVGRLGKKERRFLAEILFGFITRDYQRVADVHFEAGYVPSHHDAASFAQAIRAIGEPIHGQPAETISMAKLLTLLFEVTELFDMQTRPELVMLQKTMVVVEGVARTLNPRFNMWKASEPVVGKWIRDNLGPKRIVGDLRDGLHAALRLAEAAPEIAARTEKFSSEIMAMSENGLRFDAETAHAIGKAEARHTRSGRIALWLIAATLVYIAWQVT, from the coding sequence GTACCGGGTGAGGAGCGCAGCGACCGGTTGTCGCGCGCCGTCGCCCGCCTCGGCCCTTCCTATGTGAAGATCGGCCAGTTCCTGGCGACGCGGCCTGACGTCGTCGGCGCGGAGTTCGCCGCCGACCTGTCGCTGCTGCAGGACAGCATGGCGACCTTCCCTCAGAGCGAGGCGAAAGCCGCGATCGAGGGCTCGCTCGGCCGGACAGTCGACGACCTCTACCAGGAGTTTTCCGAGCCGATGGCCGCCGCCTCGATCGCCCAGGTACATCCGGCCATCGTGCTGCGCGACGGCAAGCCGGAGAAAGTGGCGGTCAAGGTCATCCGCCCCGGTGTTCGCCAGCGCTTCGCCTCCGACATCGAGGCGATGTATCTTGTCAGCCATATGCAGGAGCGCTTCCTGCCCTATACGCGCCGGCTGAAGCCGGTCGAAGTCACCAAGACGCTGGAGCAGACGACCAAGATCGAAATGGATCTTCGGTTGGAGGCAGCAGCGCTTTCCGAGCTCGGCGAGAACACCAAGGATGATTCCGGCTTTCGCGTGCCGAAGGTCGACTGGGAACGGACCGGACGCGACGTCGTCACCATGGAGTGGATCGACGGCGTCAAGATGTCGGATATCGAGGGGCTCAAGGCTGCCGGCCATGACCTCAACCAGCTCGCCGAAACCCTGATCCAGTCCTTCCTGCGCCACACGCTGCGCGACGGCTTCTTCCACGCCGACATGCATCAGGGCAATCTCTTCGTCGATGACGCCGGCCATATCGTCGCCGTTGACATGGGCATCGTCGGCCGGCTCGGAAAGAAAGAGCGCCGGTTCCTGGCCGAGATCCTATTCGGTTTCATTACCCGCGACTACCAGCGCGTCGCCGACGTGCATTTCGAGGCGGGTTACGTGCCCTCGCATCACGACGCCGCGAGCTTTGCCCAGGCAATCCGCGCGATCGGCGAGCCGATCCACGGCCAGCCGGCCGAGACCATCTCGATGGCAAAGCTCCTGACCCTGCTGTTCGAAGTTACTGAACTCTTCGACATGCAGACCCGTCCCGAGCTTGTCATGCTGCAGAAGACGATGGTGGTCGTCGAAGGTGTGGCCCGCACGCTCAATCCGCGCTTCAACATGTGGAAAGCGTCCGAGCCGGTCGTCGGCAAGTGGATTCGCGACAATCTCGGGCCCAAGCGTATCGTCGGCGATCTTCGCGATGGCCTGCACGCGGCGCTCAGGCTTGCAGAAGCCGCCCCCGAAATAGCCGCGCGCACTGAAAAGTTCTCGAGCGAGATCATGGCCATGAGCGAAAACGGCCTGCGCTTCGACGCGGAGACCGCCCATGCGATCGGCAAGGCGGAGGCCAGACACACGCGCTCCGGCCGCATTGCGCTCTGGCTGATCGCCGCCACGCTCGTCTACATCGCCTGGCAGGTGACCTGA